The segment ATCGCAGGGGACGTAAATATCCGGCAGGAAGTGCATTTCAACCTTGATCACCCCATCGCCCTGGCAGGCTTCACAACGTCCACCACGCACGTTAAAACTGAAGCGGCCCGGATTATAGCCACGCGAGCGCGACTCCGGCACACCGGCAAACAGTTCGCGCACCGGGGTGAAGATGCCGGTATAGGTCGCGGGGTTGGAACGCGGTGTACGACCGATCGGGCTTTGATCGATATCGATCACTTTGTCGAAATGTTCCAGACCGGCGATCTCGCGATAGGGTGCCGGTTCACCGCTGGTGGCACCGTTTAACTGGCGCTGAGCAATCGGGAACAGGGTATCGTTAATCAGTGTCGATTTACCGGAACCTGACACGCCAGTGATGCAGGTAAACAGACCGACCGGCACCGTCAGGGTCACGTCTTTCAGGTTGTTGCCGCGCGCCCCGGTCAACTTCAGCACCTTGGCGGGATCGCCTTTAACGCGTTCTTTCGGCACGGCAATTTCACGTTTGCCGCTCAGGTACTGGCCGGTAAGAGAATCTTCATGCGCCATGATGGCGTTGACGTCACCTTCCGCCACCACCTGGCCGCCATGCACCCCGGCGCCGGGGCCGATATCGATGATATGGTCGGCGGCACGAATCGCATCTTCATCGTGCTCCACCACAATCACCGTATTGCCGAGATCACGCAGGTGAATCAGCGTACTCAGCAGACGTTCGTTGTCGCGCTGATGCAGACCAATCGACGGTTCATCCAGTACGTACATCACCCCCACCAGACCCGCACCGATCTGGCTCGCCAGACGGATACGCTGTGCTTCACCGCCGGACAACGTCTCAGCAGAGCGCGACATGGAAAGATAATTCAGCCCGACGTTGACGAGGAAGCTCAGACGATCGCCAATCTCTTTCAGGACTTTTTCTGCAATTTTGGCGCGCTGGCCGCTCAGTTTGAGATCGCGGAAGAAATCCATTGCGTGGCCGATGCTCATGTCAGAGATGGTCGGCAGGTTGGTGTTTTCCACAAAGACGTGGCGCGCTTCACGGCGCAGACGGGTGCCCTCACAGCTGGCGCAGGCGCGGTTGCTGATAAATTTCGCCAGCTCCTCGCGCACCGCATTGGATTCCGTCTCTTTATAGCGGCGCTCCATATTGTGCAGCACGCCTTCAAACGGATGGCGGCGCACTGAGGTATCGCCACGGTCGTTGATGTATTTGAATTCGATGCTTTCTTTGCCAGAACCGTACAGAATCACCTGCTGTGCTTTGTCGCTCAGGCTGTTAAACGGTGCTTCGACATCGAAATCCAGATGCTCAGACAGCGAACGCAGCATCTGGAAATAGTAGAAATTACGGCGATCCCAGCCGCGAATCGCACCACCCGCCAGCGACAGCTCCGGGTTTTGAACTACACGATCGGGATCGAAATATTGCTGCACACCGAGGCCGTCACAGGTTGGACAGGCACCCGCCGGGTTATTGAACGAGAACAGGCGCGGTTCGAGTTCGCGCATGCTGTAGCCGCACACCGGGCAGGCAAAGTTGGCGGAGAACAGCATCTCTTCGGCGCTGTTGTCATCCATATCAGCGACAATCGCCGTGCCACCGCTTAATTCCAACGCGGTTTCGAACGATTCGGCTAAACGTGTCGCGAGGTCGTCACGGACGCGGAAGCGGTCAATCACCACCTCGATAGTATGCTTCTTCTGGAGTTCCAGCTTTGGCGGATCGGAGAGATCACAGACTTCACCATCGATACGGGCGCGGATATACCCCTGCGAGGCAAGGTTCTCCAGCGTTTTGGTGTGCTCGCCTTTACGATCCTTCACCACCGGAGCCAGCAACATCAGGCGACGGCCTTCTTCCTGTGCCAGCACCTGATCGACCATCTGGCTAACGGTTTGCGCCGCCAGGGTGACGTCATGATCCGGGCAGCGCGGCTCGCCAACACGGGCAAACAGCAAACGCAGATAGTCGTGGATTTCGGTAATGGTGCCGACCGTCGAGCGCGGGTTATGGGACGTGGATTTTTGCTCAATAGAGATGGCGGGCGAGAGACCTTCGATATGGTCAACGTCCGGCTTCTCCATTAAGGAAAGAAACTGGCGCGCATAGGCAGAGAGCGACTCCACATAGCGACGCTGACCTTCCGCGTACAGCGTATCAAACGCCAGAGAGGATTTACCGGAGCCTGACAGGCCGGTAACCACAATGAGTTTGTCGCGAGGGATGATCAGGTTGATGTTTTTCAAATTATGGGTGCGGGCACCACGAACTTCGATCTTATCCATTCACCTTTCCCGGATTAGCAGCACTCGCCGCGCCTTGCCGACGGCGGCCAGAAGAAACGCGTATTATGGCATAAAAAATAAACTGAATAAATATCCAGTATTTTGTGTTTTGATTGTGTATTCTGGAAGCCAGCTCGAAAGTGGGAACCGCGATCCAGACGTGCTAGAATTGATCGTTTAGTATTGACGCATTAACTCATCGGGAGACAGCAACATGGCCAGTCGTGGCGTTAACAAAGTGATTCTTGTCGGGAATCTGGGTCAGGATCCGGAAGTACGTTATATGCCAAATGGTGGCGCAGTTGCCAACATTACGCTGGCTACGTCAGAAAGCTGGCGTGACAAACAAACCGGTGAAAACAAAGAGATCACCGAATGGCACCGCGTAGTGCTGTTTGGCAAACTGGCGGAAGTGGCCGGTGAATACCTGCGTAAAGGTTCACAGGTCTACATTGAAGGCCAGCTGCGCACCCGTAAATGGCAGGACCAGGGCGGCCAGGATCGTTACACCACCGAGATCGTGGTAAACGTGGGCGGCACCATGCAGATGCTGGGTGGTCGTCAGCAGGGCGCCAGCACCGGCGGAGCACCGATGGGCGGCCAGAGTGGCGGCAACAACAACGGTTGGGGTCAACCACAGCAGCCGCAGGGCGGCAACCAGTTCAGCGGCGGCGCGCAACAGCGTCCACAGCAGCAGAGCGCACCAGCGAACAACGAACCGCCGATGGATTTTGACGACGATATTCCGTTCTAAGATCGGAACACATTCAGACAGATTTTCGAAAGAGGCCGCAGGGCCTCTTTTTTATTTCATGCATTGCCGTGCCAAGGACATTCAGTTGGCCGCTATCTTCTGATGCTGTGCTTCTGTGTTGCTCTTTTTTCTTAACCGATAGCTGACGGCCAGCACCAGCAGCCAAACGGGGATCAGCCAGACTGAAATCTCGATGCCAGGCGTCATAAACATAATCACCAGAATTCCGGCCAGGAACAGCAGACACAGGATATTGGTCAGTGGGTAGCCCAGGCTGGGGAAATGGGTTTCCTGTTTGGTGATACGTATGGCGCGGCGGAATTTCAGATGGGTGATACTGATCATCGCCCAGTTGATGACGAGTGCAGAGACCACCAGCGACATCAGCAGCTCGAAGGCTTTGCCCGGCATGAGGTAGTTAAGCAGCACACACAACGCAGTAACCAGCGCTGAGACGCTGAGGGCGTTAAAAGGAATACCGCGCCGATTAACTTTTAACAATGAGGCGGGAGCGTTCCCCTGTTTCGCCAGACCAAACAACATGCGGCTGTTGCTGAACACACAGCTGTTATAAACGGAAAGCGCAGCAGAAAGCACGACGGCGTTGAGCAACGTCGCGACCAGATTACTGTCAAGTGCGTGGAAAATCAGGACGAACGGGCTACCCCCTTCCACCACTTTCTGCCACGGGTAGAGCGACAACAACACCGCCAGCGCGCCAACATAGAACAGCAGGATGCGATAGATAACCTGGTTTGTGGCTTTCGGAATGCTTTTCTGCGGATTGTCGGCCTCGGCGGCAGTAATGCCGATCAGCTCCAGACCACCGAATGAGAACATGATTACGGCCATTGCCATCACCAGTCCCTTGATTCCGTTAGGGAAGAACCCTCCATGCTGCCACAGATTTGCGACGCTCGCCTCGGGACCTCCGTGTCCGCTGGCGAGCAGCCAGGCACCAAAACCGATCATACCGACAATCGCCGCGACTTTGATGATTGAAAACCAGAATTCGACCTCGCCATAAATTTTCACGTTGGCCATATTGATGGCATTGATCACGACAAAGAACACCCCGGCGGACACCCAGGTCGGGATTTCCGGCCACCAGTATTGGACGTAAATACCGACCGCGGTCAGCTCTGCCATGCTGACCAGTACGTAAAGCACCCAATAATTCCATCCCGCTACGAAGCCCGCAAAATTGCCCCAGTATTGGTTGGCAAAATGGCTAAACGAGCCAGCAACCGGTTCGTGAACCACCATCTCGCCGAGCTGGCGCATAATAAAGAAGGCGATCACGCCAGCAATCGCATAGCCCAGCAGGACCGACGGACCTGCCATTTTTATGGTTTGCGCAATGCCAAGAAACAGCCCGGTACCGATTGCGCCTCCCAGCGCAATCAGTTGAATATGGCGATTTTTCAAGCCTCTGTGCAGCTGACTTTCTGACTGATGGTTGCCCATGTCTACTCCCGCAGGTATCAATATTTATCTACATGGGATTAGCAATTCCTG is part of the Pantoea phytobeneficialis genome and harbors:
- the uvrA gene encoding excinuclease ABC subunit UvrA, producing MDKIEVRGARTHNLKNINLIIPRDKLIVVTGLSGSGKSSLAFDTLYAEGQRRYVESLSAYARQFLSLMEKPDVDHIEGLSPAISIEQKSTSHNPRSTVGTITEIHDYLRLLFARVGEPRCPDHDVTLAAQTVSQMVDQVLAQEEGRRLMLLAPVVKDRKGEHTKTLENLASQGYIRARIDGEVCDLSDPPKLELQKKHTIEVVIDRFRVRDDLATRLAESFETALELSGGTAIVADMDDNSAEEMLFSANFACPVCGYSMRELEPRLFSFNNPAGACPTCDGLGVQQYFDPDRVVQNPELSLAGGAIRGWDRRNFYYFQMLRSLSEHLDFDVEAPFNSLSDKAQQVILYGSGKESIEFKYINDRGDTSVRRHPFEGVLHNMERRYKETESNAVREELAKFISNRACASCEGTRLRREARHVFVENTNLPTISDMSIGHAMDFFRDLKLSGQRAKIAEKVLKEIGDRLSFLVNVGLNYLSMSRSAETLSGGEAQRIRLASQIGAGLVGVMYVLDEPSIGLHQRDNERLLSTLIHLRDLGNTVIVVEHDEDAIRAADHIIDIGPGAGVHGGQVVAEGDVNAIMAHEDSLTGQYLSGKREIAVPKERVKGDPAKVLKLTGARGNNLKDVTLTVPVGLFTCITGVSGSGKSTLINDTLFPIAQRQLNGATSGEPAPYREIAGLEHFDKVIDIDQSPIGRTPRSNPATYTGIFTPVRELFAGVPESRSRGYNPGRFSFNVRGGRCEACQGDGVIKVEMHFLPDIYVPCDQCKGKRYNRETLEIKYKGKSIHEVLEMTIEEARDFFDAVPALARKLQTLMDVGLSYIRLGQSATTLSGGEAQRVKLARELSKRGTGQTLYILDEPTTGLHFADIQQLLEVLHQLRDQGNTIVVIEHNLDVIKTADWIVDLGPEGGSGGGEILVAGTPETVAECEKSHTARFLKPMLKK
- a CDS encoding amino acid permease, which gives rise to MGNHQSESQLHRGLKNRHIQLIALGGAIGTGLFLGIAQTIKMAGPSVLLGYAIAGVIAFFIMRQLGEMVVHEPVAGSFSHFANQYWGNFAGFVAGWNYWVLYVLVSMAELTAVGIYVQYWWPEIPTWVSAGVFFVVINAINMANVKIYGEVEFWFSIIKVAAIVGMIGFGAWLLASGHGGPEASVANLWQHGGFFPNGIKGLVMAMAVIMFSFGGLELIGITAAEADNPQKSIPKATNQVIYRILLFYVGALAVLLSLYPWQKVVEGGSPFVLIFHALDSNLVATLLNAVVLSAALSVYNSCVFSNSRMLFGLAKQGNAPASLLKVNRRGIPFNALSVSALVTALCVLLNYLMPGKAFELLMSLVVSALVINWAMISITHLKFRRAIRITKQETHFPSLGYPLTNILCLLFLAGILVIMFMTPGIEISVWLIPVWLLVLAVSYRLRKKSNTEAQHQKIAAN
- the ssb1 gene encoding single-stranded DNA-binding protein, with the translated sequence MASRGVNKVILVGNLGQDPEVRYMPNGGAVANITLATSESWRDKQTGENKEITEWHRVVLFGKLAEVAGEYLRKGSQVYIEGQLRTRKWQDQGGQDRYTTEIVVNVGGTMQMLGGRQQGASTGGAPMGGQSGGNNNGWGQPQQPQGGNQFSGGAQQRPQQQSAPANNEPPMDFDDDIPF